One segment of Alistipes finegoldii DSM 17242 DNA contains the following:
- a CDS encoding ParA family protein yields the protein MATDSKICAFMTQKGGAGKSVLTNILPNEIILWHLLHSGKQVNVLVVDIDPQQTNTAKRKRDIEQLSYKETSPEFLAMDLGQKTEIGQFQRRYALLIDAGFKTYKMQYVDLGNDTQISRALENIQSQEYDYVFIDFPGTLTQDGTGAFLQLVQHIFIPTSINPSDVLGTECFLKTLQGLPIDFQSKYILWNKFEVSRLRKTNSTEKRLSNDYGIPFLQARIPYSPLNDCNTVIPASLKVNLNLGTYSVAKPYLQEMAAEIIKITNGK from the coding sequence CCGTCCTTACCAACATCTTACCCAACGAAATAATCCTGTGGCACCTACTGCACTCAGGCAAACAAGTTAACGTTCTGGTCGTCGATATCGACCCCCAGCAAACCAATACGGCAAAGCGGAAACGAGATATAGAGCAACTGTCATACAAAGAAACCTCTCCGGAGTTCTTGGCGATGGATCTCGGACAAAAGACCGAGATCGGCCAGTTTCAGCGCCGCTACGCATTGCTCATCGACGCAGGATTCAAAACCTACAAAATGCAATACGTCGATCTGGGAAACGACACACAAATATCCAGAGCATTGGAGAATATACAGTCTCAGGAATATGACTATGTTTTTATCGACTTCCCCGGAACCCTGACACAAGATGGTACCGGCGCATTTCTGCAATTAGTACAACACATCTTCATCCCCACCTCGATTAACCCGAGTGATGTACTGGGCACAGAATGTTTTCTAAAAACTCTGCAAGGACTTCCGATCGACTTTCAGTCGAAATATATTCTTTGGAATAAGTTCGAGGTATCCCGGCTCCGGAAAACAAATTCCACAGAGAAGCGCCTCTCCAACGACTACGGAATCCCATTCCTACAAGCAAGGATTCCCTACTCTCCCCTGAACGACTGTAACACGGTCATTCCTGCATCCCTCAAGGTCAACCTTAACCTCGGCACCTACTCCGTGGCCAAACCCTATTTACAAGAAATGGCGGCAGAAATAATCAAGATTACAAATGGCAAGTAG